One window of Trifolium pratense cultivar HEN17-A07 linkage group LG5, ARS_RC_1.1, whole genome shotgun sequence genomic DNA carries:
- the LOC123886849 gene encoding uncharacterized protein LOC123886849 gives MAWYKSLAPGSIDSWSDICARFRAHFTSLRRHPKTEATLEAIIQGETEPLRSYLERFNKAAVEVKVEESMKLYLLDRGLRRDSDFAKAVGIEEPKTLDAFFEKAKKYIAYEEKQKAIDLRRPKSQEKPRNHEKDEAGTSRRGNEKGREERIKESKPPRGKFTTYTPLNAPRDRIFAEVSAADFKKAGIHFPRQQPMKANTDKTKFCRYHKSHGHVTEDCVHLKDAIEILIQKGYARRYVQNGEQVQQQREPQEVAMAIDVSEQENNRGVVPQALAISAPEIPLPSPGSDEGALMRHFNAHMNGSWENFPKALIITGGAQQSHHRLREKKI, from the coding sequence atggcttggtatAAGAGTTTGGCACCAGGATCCATCGATTCCTGGTCAGATATATGCGCCCGCTTCCGGGCTCACTTCACATCTTTGAGGCGCCATCCAAAAACAGAAGCGACCCTCGAAGCCATCATTCAAGGTGAAACCGAGCCCCTCAGGTCCTAcctcgaacggttcaacaaAGCGGCCGTCGAGGTAAAGGTCGAGGAGAGCATGAAGCTGTACCTCCTCGACAGGGGACTCCGTCGAGATAGTGACTTCGCCAAAGCTGTTGGCATAGAAGAGCCGAAGACACTAGACGCTTTCTTCGAAAAGGCAAAGAAATACATCGCCTACGAAGAAAAGCAGAAGGCCATAGATCTGAGGAGGCCTAAAAGCCAAGAAAAACCCAGGAACCACGAGAAGGATGAAGCTGGGacctcgcgaagaggtaacgaAAAAGGAAGAGAGGAGAGGATCAAAGAGTCCAAACCTCCTCGTGGAAAGTTTACAACATACACTCCACTGAACGCTCCAAGAGATCGAATTTTTGCTgaagtctccgctgcggacttcaaGAAAGCTGGGATCCATTTCCCAAGACAGCAGCCtatgaaggcaaatactgataaGACAAAATTCTGTCGAtatcataaaagccatggacacgtCACCGAAGACTGTGTCCACCTAAAAGACgccatcgagattctgatacaGAAGGGATATGCCCGAAGATACGTTCAGAACGGCGAACAAGTACAACAACAgcgggagcctcaagaggtcgcaatggccattgatgtCTCCGAGCAAGAAAACAACCGAGGCGTAGTCCCTCAGGCCCTTGCCATTTCGGCACCAGAGATCCCACTCCCCTCCCCAGGATCGGATGAAGGAGCACTCATGAGGCATTTTAACGCCCATATGAATGGCTCATGGGAGAATTTCCCCAAAGCACTAATAATAACAGGGGGGGCTCAACAAAGTCACCATCGGCTCCGTGAAAAGAAAATTTGA
- the LOC123886850 gene encoding uncharacterized protein LOC123886850 — protein sequence MEQQEQINATLREDVDSMKATIDKLLELVQNLATKESTPQPQRSTEWPELGLPKGYTPPEEESDPIQAPVIIPVANGDPTPQGVSTGQGESSQPRHANNGVGGYVPKQSTTVNAHPDIEPAQMYQAFEERLKAVEGFSVYGVDAMDMCLVPDVVIPPKFKVPDFEKYKGIHCPRNHLRMFCRKMAGYAANEKLMIHVFQDSLSGASLDWYIQLERAQIQTWKDLADAFLKHYKYNLDMAPNRMQLQNLTQKSDESFKEYAQRWRELAARVQPPLLDKELVDTFMSTLRGPYYEKMIGCVSSGFADMVIIGERVEEGLKSGKIKSAFNGQDGAKRKIEGETSAISVGTSQGPTTQLPYFQYPYVAAVAQGQYPPPVNPMTPAQQNHHQQQNGYPQKYQDGPKSNHKRRHTHFDHVPIPYGQILPYLIQKGMVELKPLPPVTPPYPPGFDENARCDYHDGAPGHNIENCRGFKHKVQELIDRKLLSFKEESDS from the coding sequence ATGGAACAACAAGAGCAGATCAATGCGACATTAAGAGAGGATGTTGACTCTATGAAAGCAACAATTGATAAGCTCCTCGAACTTGTCCAGAATTTAGCCACTAAGGAAAGTACCCCTCAACCGCAAAGGAGTACGGAATGGCCTGAATTAGGCCTTCCCAAAGGATATACTCCCCCAGAAGAAGAAAGTGACCCAATTCAGGCACCTGTCATAATACCAGTCGCAAATGGAGACCCTACTCCCCAAGGTGTTTCAACGGGCCAAGGAGAAAGTAGCCAACCTCGTCATGCAAACAATGGTGTGGGAGGTTATGTGCCAAAACAATCAACAACTGTCAATGCTCACCCTGATATTGAACCTGCTCAAATGTATCAGGCTTTTGAGGAAAGACTAAAGGCAGTGGAAGGTTTCAGTGTTTATGGGGTCGATGCTATGGACATGTGCTTAGTCCCAGATGTGGTCATCCCTCCAAAATTCAAAGTACCTGACTTTGAGAAGTACAAGGGTATCCATTGCCCAAGGAATCACCTGAGGATGTTCTGTAGAAAGATGGCCGGTTATGCTGCCAATGAAAAGCTTATGATTCACGTCTTCCAAGACAGTCTAAGTGGGGCATCATTAGATTGGTATATACAATTGGAGAGGGCCCAAATCCAGACATGGAAGGATCTTGCTGATGCTTTCCTGAAGCATTACAAGTATAACTTGGACATGGCTCCCAATCGCATGCAACTTCAGAACCTCACTCAGAAGAGCGATGAATCATTCAAAGAGTATGCTCAGAGGTGGAGGGAATTGGCTGCTCGTGTGCAACCACCACTATTGGACAAAGAATTGGTTGACACGTTTATGAGCACTTTGCGAGGTCCGTACTACGAGAAGATGATAGGGTGTGTATCGTCTGGTTTTGCTGACATGGTGATAATAGGAGAACGAGTAGAAGAGGGGTTGAAGAGCGGTAAGATAAAAAGCGCCTTCAATGGTCAAGATGGGGCAAAGAGGAAGATCGAGGGCGAAACTAGTGCCATTTCGGTTGGGACATCACAAGGGCCCACGACTCAACTACCGTATTTCCAATACCCATATGTGGCAGCGGTAGCCCAAGGGCAATACCCACCACCGGTGAATCCTATGACTCCTGCTCAGCAGAATCATCATCAGCAACAAAATGGGTACCCTCAGAAGTACCAAGATGGGCCGAAAAGTAACCATAAGAGGAGACACACACACTTTGATCATGTACCCATACCGTATGGTCAAATACTGCCGTACTTAATCCAGAAAGGGATGGTCGAACTAAAACCTCTTCCCCCCGTGACACCACCTTACCCACCTGGTTTCGATGAGAATGCTAGATGTGACTATCACGATGGGGCACCCGGACACAACATTGAGAATTGTAGGGGTTTTAAGCATAAGGTTCAGGAGCTTATCGACCGCAAATTGCTTTCATTCAAAGAGGAATCTGATTCGTAA